TATGGTTCAGCTTTCTCCATTATAACTCTCAGTTCTCTCTTATTTACTGATAATTTTGGCATGTCATCAGTAAGAACAATAGTATAGAGATAACCGAACGCCGTCAGACTCTCATGTTTTAATAATATACTAATTATTGTGTGAGCTGAGCTTGGATCAATGTAGAGTTCTGCGACACGTTTTCCTAAAGCGGTTGCAGTAAATTTCCTCTCTTTTTCTTCTAAAAATCCTGACGACACTAAATATCGTAAAATCCTATTAGCAACCAGTTGTACATGCTGCGAACCTACAGCATGCGCATAAAATGTTTTTGAGAGAAACTTATGCATGGACTGAGTATCTGAAACAACATCTGTTGCAAAGAGCGAAAGAATATGAGATCTCATAGCAGATTCATTATCGAGTTTTGAACTTATATCCTCTATACTACCATTTACATATTCATCCAGTAATCTTTTTACGTGCAGTCTACCTGGTGCAACTATAATAGCTTCACCGTATTCATCATATTTTGGCCTTCCAGCTCTACCTGCAAGTTGTTTATATTCCATAATAGGAATCTCTTCAGATACACCTTCTCTCATATTGAACCTGTACAATTCTGCAACTATTACCCGTCTAGCGGGAACATTCACACCAGCAGCCAATGTAGGTGTTGCACAAATAACTTTTAAAATCCTATCCCTGAATAACTTTTCTATGATACTTCTGGCGTGGTGAGAAAGGCCAGCATGGTGAAAAGCTGCACCATTTTTTATAAGATTTGCTAAGTCTAATGTAATTTTATCTTCAGAAATCTTAGTCAGCGCTTCAGCGGCTTCTAGTAATATTCTCTTCTCGTCATTGGTAAGAAATTTGGGTACCGCATCTTCATGTCTGTGTGCATACCTAACAGCTGACTGCCTTGTACTAGTGAAAACAAGTGCTTGTCCACCATGTCTTAAAGTATCTATTGACAAATTAACCACGCCAGACTCATGAATAATAGGTATTTTCTTCTCATCACCGTCATCGTAATATATTGTTCCATCATAATATACACCCTCTCTAAGAGGAACAGGTCTCCAATCACTTTCTATGCAGTTCGCACTAAGCCACTCAGCTATCTCTTTAGCATTACCAATAGTTGCACTTAACGCCATAATTTGTGCTTCTGGTAATTCTGTTCTTAACCTGGTTAAAAGAAATTCCAATGTTGGTCCTCTCTCAATAGAATCTAACAAATGTATTTCATCAGCTACTATTAATCCTACATCATGTAACCACGATGCGTGATGTCTTAAAAGACTATCAGCTTTTTCATTGGTCGTAACTATAATATCATAATCTTTAAGCCATGGATCTGAACTATCATAATCGCCAGTGGATATGGCAACACGAATGCCCCCTTTTTCGTACATCTTTAAATCTTCATATTTTTCTGAAGCTATAGCGCGGAGAGGTGTTAAATAAAGTGTTTTTAAACCCTTTTCATGGAAGAGCTTAAATGCTGCAAGCAATGCAATCAACGTCTTTCCTGATGCAGTAGGACTAGCGAGAACTAAATTTTTTCCATCTAGAGCTCCCCCTTTAATTGCCTTAACTTGTGGTGGGTATAGTTCATTAATTTGATTTGATTTTAATATCTCAATAATTTTTTCAGGTATGCCGTAAATCTTTAGTTCATCAACCTTCATCTCTTTTACCTCATAACAATTAGCTTAACTTAAGGTAACCTGGTTTTGATTCGTAAACTGTACCTTCAGATTTCAGTTTCTTTAACATATCTTCAGCTTGCTCTCTAGGTATACGCTCGTTTTCTAATTTACTTAAAATCTGATCCTCCTCCATCTCACCACCAGCATCTTTTATTATTTTGATTATATATGATATAAGATCTCTTTTACTTTTTGGCATTCCAGTATAGATAATATCAATATCATACATACCAGTTGTTCTATCGTATAATGTCTCCTCTAACATCTTCTTTATTAGATTTATTGCAGCCTGAGCATCCTCAGCAGTAACCACGTTACTTAGTCTCATTTTAGCTCTTGCCTCACTTAATCTAATAATAGCTTCTAATTGTCTTGCAGTTATAGGTATTGGACCGCCAGAAAAAGCTCTAGTCCTCAAATTCTGATAAAAGTTTTTAATTAATTCTTTTGCTTCGCTGGTTATTTTTGGCTTTATATAGCGTCTAGCATATATTATGTATTTTCTGAGTAAATCGGAAGAAATGATAGAACCTAATTTGCTTTCAGGATTTTGGTGAAGAGATAGTATGTGTTCAGAGAGAGCTTCGTCTTGCTCAGGACTAGGTATATCTCTGATTGGCCAAATTAAGTCAAACCTGCTAAGTAGCGTTTCGGGTAAGTTAATATTCTCAGCTATAGTTTTATTAATATCAAACCTACCCAAATAGGGATTTGCTGCAGCCAGTACAGAGGTCCTTGCATTTAATGTTGCAACAATTCCAGCTTTTGCAATGCTCACGGTTTGTTGCTCCAATGCTTCATGCATCGCTGAGCGATCTTCAGTTTTCATCTTGTCAATTTCATCTATACATGCTATACCACCGTCTGCTAAGACTAATGCTCCAGCTTCAAGATAAAATTCATTGGTTGCCTTATCACGAACAACAGCTGCCGTAAGTCCTGCTGCAGTTGAGCCTTTCCCTGAAGTATACAACCCTCTTGGTACAAGGCTTGCTACATAACGCAGTATCTGTGTTTTTCCTGTGCCTGGATCTCCTACTAGTAAAATGTTTATGTCACCCCGTATTCTTGTGCCATCTGCTGTGGTTTTTGGTACACCGCCGAAAAGTTGATATGCAATGCTTTCCTTTACGTGTCTATAGCCATAAATACTTGGTGTGATACTGTCGATAATCTTGTCTATTATTAGAGGATCCTTTGCCAGTTTCAAAATATTTTCCTCGTCTTCTTTTAAAATTTCAATATCTTCTATGCTTTTTTCTCTTATTTCTATGCTATTTGCTTCTATATAACTATAATATAAATCTTGACTCATGCGTTCTTTATCTATCCTAATTATACCCACAGCTATCACTCTATTACCTGGTTGTGCAACATCAACCAAATCCTCCGCTAACAACACTTCTATACTTCTGGGTAATTGTCCTGGTAACAAATCCTCTGGTTTTTCTTGTATAAACATACGCTGTATATCCATTAGTGTTGATTTTTCCTTCACCAATATCATTCTTCCTTCGTATTCACAATCTGGGTTTGGACATTTTCCTGAGGTTCTGATTTTTCCATCCTCGTCACGTAATACTTTGAACTCTGTTTTGCATATTGGGCATCTTAAGTTACCTTCGATTATTACATGCCTTACTGTACTGACTTTTGATACAACACCTTCGACAGCTATTAGTTTGTTTACATGTCTTGCCCTGATGTTACGGACATCAACATAACTCTCTTCTGGTAACCCTTTGAACCTTGGATAAAATTTTCTTATACTCTTTGCATAATCTTCATCATAAGTAGCGATTATTCGTTTTATAGCTTCACTTGCTTCTTCTATATGTTTATCGGGATTTTCTAGAAGGTCATGTGAAAGTTCTCTATCATAGTTAAGCAAGTCAATAAAGTCTATTGTTAGCGAGATCTCGTTCTTTGCTGGCATTGCCTCAATTCGTTCTCTGTATTTATATTTTTCACCTACTTGAAAATATCTAAAAAAGTCTTCATATTTTTGTGATAAAATAATGAGACCATCTTTGCTAGTCATCTAATTCGCCCCCGCTCATTAAATTAATGCGCCATTGATTGATCATTTTCACGAGTTTATTGTAGAAGTTTTGTTCCTCTACAGTTAATCTATCAGTTATTTGTGGGGCCTCTTTTAGAGGGATTAACGTTAAGATCTTTCTTAATCGTCTCTCTTCTAGATCTGTTAAGAGTTGCTTATATCTTCTTATATCATGCTCTGAACTCTTTATATATCCTTTTTCCATTAGTGAAAGAATCCACTTGGTTTTTTGATAGAAATATGGGTCTAATTTTTTAAGTTCTTTGGTCTTTTCTTCTGCAAAAACTATTTTATTGAGGGCGTCTAAGGTTATTTCGGGTTGAGTAAGCTCGCAGTATCCATCTTTCAGGAGAGCATCGGCTATAATTCTTGGCACTTCAATAACTTCACCTGGGTTAGCAGGATTAATTGAAATACCACCAAATTCAAGTTTACACGTGGGTTTAGTAATCTTAACTTTAATAGGATATAGGTCGAACTCTAGCTTTGCTTGCAAAAACGTATCCTCAATTGAACTCATTTTATTTCTAAATAATTAACTACAAGTAGAGTTAAAAGTTTTTGCTTTTCCTAGGATTTAAAGAATTTGTTAGTGTCCTAATGATTTATTTTAAGTTATGTGTTTTTGTATGGATTTTGCATATTCTTCAAGGAAGGATACCGTTTTTTCATCCAAACGTAACCATGAAGAGATTGATTTCAGATTCTTAGGATTACTTGCTATAATAACTAAGTAGGGCAAGTATTCATTATTGATTTTTGACGTAGAGGCATGTAATCTCTTGCTAAGTAATTCTAAGAATTTTTGTTTGGTTGCTCGTTTTTCTTTTAATTGGCTAGCTAATTTAAGGCTTTTAGGATAGTTGTAGATTGATTTTGCAGGTCTATTTTTTACTGAGAGAGCGACTCCGGCTGATATAAGTTCTAAGTAATAGCTAAGAAGCTTCCAGTATCTTTTCTGTTCAGATGCATTTTTAAATATGTCAGCTAATGAAAGCACATCGTATGCTGCTGCGAGGTCTCTGATGTCTGTGTAAATATATGGTAAATTAGCTGAGATCCATGCGGAAATAATTTCTGGATCTTGTGTTGTTTCGTTGAGAGCATCCCTTGCTGATGATGCTGTTCTTGCATAGAAAATTTTTCTTAATACCGTAAATACATCATATATGCGATCTCTGCTACTGGCTACATTGGCTAATGCTGGAGTTATGTTTTTGTCAACTGACATTGATGCTGCCAATTGTAGATCAAGTATAGAACCTCTCATGTCACCATTATTTCTTTCTGCTATTATATGTAGAGCTTGATCTTGACACATAAGTTTTTCTATCGAACAGATTTTTTTGAGGTAAAGAATAACATCTCTAATCCCAAGTCTTTTAAATTCGATGAGTTGACACTTTGATCTAAGCATAGCTATGTTAGGGTTCCACGCATCATTTGCTATCAATACAACAGGATACTGTGATGTGTAAATTATTTCCAATATTGCATTTATGATGTCTGGTGCCTTTGATCCTTCAATACTATCTACTTCATCAAAAAGTATTAGACGTTTTGATCTAGATTCTCTACTTAGCTGTGCAAAATCTAATATGTTTTCGTTTATACTTGCAAAACCAGCCACCCTTTTAACTGATTCTGCGTTCGCTAGATCTCCAGCATTCATTTCAACTAAATCAATATTATACTGTTCACAGGCAACCTCTACTAACAATGTTTTTCCAACACCTGGCGGTCCGTATAGCATTACGGATTTCTGTTTTGATTGCCTTCCCTCTATCCACGGCTTAAGCCACATGAGAAAAACTTGTTTTGATTCGTTATTCCCCACGATCTCTTCTACAGTCTTAGGTCTATGTTTTATAGTCCAAGGTAATCCAAGTCTAAATTGCGTACTCGACATCACGGCTTCTCCTTCTGAGCAATTTTTGATTCATATCCTATTAATGCTATTTGTGCTAGCAGGGAACTAAGTTGGATCTCCTCATTAGAACCCTCCATTAATCGGTATTCATAATCACCTAATGTTCTTAGTATTTTTATTTTTACAGGTTCATCAACGTTTAATCTGAATACCTCTCTGTGTATTTGTGATATGATATCATTTCCTGACAATCCATAGTTATACAATAATTCATACAATTTATCACGAGCATCTGAGAGCTTGCCTATTAAGGCTAGGTTAAGCACTTCTCTAACTTCTTTAGGTCTCGTCATTCCTGCCACTTTATAGATAATGTCTCCAGTAACTTTACTGCTTAATGCTGATGCGCTTTGCAATATATTTATTGCTTTTCTCATATCACCAGCCGAAACATCCCATATAGCTTCATAACAATCTTCTGAAGCATCAACATTCTCACGTTGAGCAATGAATTTTAATCTCTCTATTACCTCATTTTTAGGAAGCGGACTAAATCTAAACACTACGGTCCTAGATTGTATAGGTTCTATAATCTTGTTACTGTAATTGCATGTTAATATGAACCTGACGTTTCTGGCAAAAAGTTCCATTACCCTTCTTAATGCAGTTTGAGCATCCGCTGTCATTGCATCGCTCTCATCTAAAATTATAAGCTTAAAAGGTACATCACCTACAGGCAATGTTCGTGCAAATCTCTCCTTAATCGTTTCTCTAACAGTATCAATACCTCTCTCATCAGAATTATGCAATAAAATCGGAAATGATCCAGCAAAGAACTTTTCATTCCCAGGCACAGACACATCATAAACATAATCATCATAATCTATCGTTTCTATCTTCATTATTCTCACAACATACAAATCCGAATTTATAAGAGCCATCAACTTGTTATACTCTTTTATTTCATTATCAAGTAACGAACTTACATCAACAGACAATAACAATCTTTCCAATAAATCCTTTGAAGCAGCTCCTCCATCATGTAACGGATGCCTTAATGCATCCTTCCAGTCTATCTTCATTCTCTCATTTATCCTTTCAAAGAATTTTACAAACGGTATAATTGGTAATAAATTTGTCTCGGAATCTTTTCTCCATTTTATTTTTACTTTTTCTTCAAACGCTAGTCCTTTCGTATCGTATACATCTCTTAGCAATTCGTTCATTTTTAATCCCTGTACCAAGAATGATCCGCTATTACTACTTAATGCTGAATATCCTACATCAGTTTCATTAATGTTAGGATTCGTTCTAAATGCAAAAGATATAAGATAATTTTTTTCCTTTAATTCGCACGCATGTTTAGTAGTAATATCCCCACTTTCATCAATAATCATTACAGAGTGATTACCAGTTAATTTTAACTCTCCGTTTTCGAATTTTATTCTAAGTATTTTATTTGCTCTATGCCTAATTATATACTTAACTTTTTCCCAAACTATTCTTTTATTCTCTTCAGTTAAAACTTCCAAGTCATTAACCTTAACATATTCTGCATGTTCATGGCTGCTACCTTTATTAAAATAATTTTTATCTAAATCTTCGAATGTTAAATATTCTATTCTCCCACTAATCCTCACTAATAATGGGGTATCCTTGGAGACTGATGCATTTAATTCTAAAGTGTTTTCTCTCCAACTTTCACCATATAATTCTCTAGCAAAGGCAATAGCTGTAGCTGTTTTTCCAACACCTGCGGGACCGGCAAATAACATGTGAGGTACACTTTTTTCCTTAACAAAGGATTTGAGTGCTCTTATTATATCATCTTGATTTATTATATCATCTAATCTCTTTGGTCTGTATTTCTCAACCCACATTAGTTCTTCTTCCATGCTAACACCTAAAGCTAAAATATCACAAAACTAAATATACTTTAGGTATACCATAATGTATTGGGCTCTAAAATTATTTTATGATGGTATAGCGTTTCATGGCTCACAAATCCAGCCAAATCTAAGAACAGTACAGGGAGAACTCACAAAAACCTTGAATGAACTAAAATATGTAAAAGGACCTGTTAAATTTTGTTGCAGGACTGATGCTGGTGTAAGTGCTTTAAGCCAAATTGTCACAGCAGATTTCACCCGAAGACCAATCATAGGAGAGATAAACAGTAAACTACCTAGGGACATGTTAGTTTGGGCGTCTTCAGAACTTACAACAGAATTTTCTATTAAAAAATTAATTGAATGGAAATTGTACAGATATTACCTTCCAGCACTAGAGAGTGTGAATATAGATAAAATGATTGAAGCGTCCGAATTAATAAAAGGACGTAAAGAACTAGGTGGACTTTCAAAAAGTGGACGAGGAGGATTAATTGATGAAATAAGAATAGAGCAAAAAGACAAAATATTAGTAATTGATTTTAAGGGGAAATACTTTTCATGGAATCTTATAAGAAGAAGTGTAACAGCATTGTACATGATAGGGGTTGGAGAGTTAACCATTAACCAATTTATAAACATACTAAATAATCATAAATTGGGTGTTCATCCAGCTCCTTCATGGAACTTAATACTTTTAGACGTCGGTTGTAAACTTAATTTCATAGTTGATCAACGCGCATTATATAGGTTAAAATCGTTTGCAACCAATTTATCACTTATGATGAAAGCTCGAAGTATGATGATGAATGACATAGTACAATTTCTCAAATCATAAAAACTTTCATTCAAAACTTAAACACCATATAAGGGATACTTTAACCAGTTCTCAGAATTAAAAAGATAAATCTCGCTTTTGGTGTTCTGTTTCAATAAAAATAACTTTCAGAGAAAGTTATATAGTGTTATTGATAAATATTTTAAGGGCTGTTCAAATATGTCGTTTGAGGAAGAATTTGAAAAGAAAGGCATATTTAAAGATGAAAGTAAACTTTCATCAGATTACGTTCCTGAGAGTTTACCTTTTAGGGATTCTCATATACGTCAACTCGTTTCATTCTTTAAAGGTATGGTTGAAACACCTGGTGGTACTTTCTATAAAGCTGTAGCTTATGGGCCAGTAGGAACAGGCAAGACAGCAGTCTCAAAACGATTTGGTAGTTTATTAGTGGAGTATGCATTAAAAAAAGGGATAAACATAAAGTATGTTCACATAAACTGCTACCAAAATAGAACATTATTTATGGTCGTAAAAAGAATGGCAGATATTCTCATACCAAACCTCCCTTCAAGAGGTCTATCAGCACAAGAATTACTCGATATAGTATGGAATTATTTAGAAGAAAAAGACGTTTACATTTTTGCAGTTGTCGATGAATTAGACTACTTAGCCAGATCATCACCGGACACTCTCTACATGCTAACAAGACTCTCAGATACTTACCTCAATACAAAACAAAGGATCAGCATATTATTCATAGGTAGAAACCTAGCCTTTTTGCCGCTCATAGACCAAAGTGTCGCAAGTACACTATCAAGAAACATGATTAAGTTCGAACCATACAAAGCGTTCCAGATTCTAAAAATATTAGAAGAGAGAGAAGAAGAAGCATTCGAGCCATCAGCAGTAAGCCATGACATACTAACCTTAGTCGCAGAGACGTCTGGTGTCGATACTGGAGGCAACGGAGATGCTAGGTATGCTCTAGAATTACTTTGGAGATCAGGTAAAATAGCTGAACAACAGGGTCTTCAAAAAATACTGCCAGACCACGTACGCATAGCAAAAAGTGAAACACATCCATTCGTACGAGAAGAAATACTACTAAGCCTTACAAACCACGAACTACTACTATTGCAAAGCATTGCATCAATACTCAAAAAGAACTACAGCATACACGCCACCTTTAGTGACGTAGAAGAAGAATACAACCTACTATGCGAAACAAAAAACATTGAACCGCGCAGGCACACACAACTATGGGAATACCTCCAAAGCCTAAAAAATACTGGTCTCATCCATGCACGAACAGTAAACAAAGCCAATAGAGGAAGAACAACAATCATCAGCCTACAAGACATCCCGGCGGACATACTAGAACAGAAAGTTAAATCAATACTAGAGGAAAGAATCAATGAAAAATGAGACAGAAACCATCGAAAAAATGCTAGGCTCAAAAAGCAAAATAAGAATTCTAGCAACATTAGTCAAATACAGAGAAATCAACATAGCAAGCCTCGTAAAAATATGTGGTTCAGGATATACTGCAGTAGAAAGAAGCCTAAAAGACCTCGAAAAAATAGGCATAATTACTGAAAAAAGATTCGGAAGAATAAGAATAATCAAACTAACAGAAAACGACAAAAGAGTACAAGCTCTCATAAAACTCTTCGAAACACTTAACAAAACCAAAAACTAAAACAAACACAAAAACTTATATTTTCAACCGCTTTATATACTTCAGCGATGATCGATCTAACCCCAATGACGGGCTCTTGAAAAGCCCGAATGAAATGGATCTTGAGTGCTGAGCTACTTCTTTGGCACTCTCCACGGCTAAGGCCGGGAGGTTCTTGCTTCTAAGGTTTTCATCGGCTCTGTTTTTCATTGCCCTTCTAGGCTCCCACGTCATCCCACTCCACCTTAGAGGCGAGGGGTGTGCCACCACCCCGTTAACCTCGCCTACGGGTTCTGAGTTAAGTAGAGATTCATAGTGTTTTATCACCTCTACTCAACTCTTCCCTCTCGATTAGCTCATCGAGGGCTTTCGGGGTAAACCCGACATCCCCACATCCGAAGGTCAACCCCCAGCCCACCATCCCCATAGGAAGTCATGCTTCCAGAGTAGAGGGAACACTAAAACGTATGAGCAAACCATATTTAAACCTATCTGCTCTGAAAATACTGACAAAGGCAGCTAAATGCTGCCTCTTTGAGAGCGTAAAGCTTCTCTATCAAGAAGATATTATGGCTTATCTCTATTTAACTCCATCTATTTTGAAACTGTTTTTTACGGCGTCCCTTCGGTAGCTCCACACAAATCGAGAATCTGTCGAAGCATATAAACATATCAACAATTCATCCCAGAACTGAAGTTCTAGGCTTTCTTGTCGAATTATTTGTAAGGTTGCGAGCTGAATTTGGCGAGGAGGTTCCAGCAGGCGGCCTATGGATTATACGTCCGTGGTAGGGGCTGGTTTTGCAAATTCCAGAACCCAGTACAATGAAGGTTATAAGCCTAAAGAACCGAGAATCTTCTGACTTTAGTCGCAGAAAACGTCAACTCCTCAAGTTATGGATACTATTAAAAACAATTGAATATATCCATTAAAAACAACTAGTTAAAATAACAAAAAAATTAAAGGATTATCTTATTCAATTCTGACATATCTTTTATGTTGTTCATTTTTATCATTTTATCAGAGATTGTATATAATACATCATTTATATAAAGAATCCGCTTAACAAAGTACTTCCCCTCATAAAACAAATTAGAGGCAAGATCCATGGTAGTATTTAAATGAGAAATTTTACCTATTAGCACAAATCCTTTCTCTAATGATACATTAAAAATATATGCACCTTGCCAAACAGGTTTTCCATATTCATATGGCGGTGAACTTGGATCTTTTACTGCAACAAGGACAGGCATTGCTAAAAGTTTTCTTTTATAATCAAATAGCAATGCTTTATGATCATTGAGTATTGGAGATCCTGAACCTCTATCTCCTATAACATATTTTGCGATTTCCTTTGGATTTTTAGGATCAGATACATCAAATAATGATATCTTTATTCCTTGATACCACGCAAAATCACTATGGGCGTCTTCAATAGTATCCTTGCCTATACCGATTATATGAGTCTCGTCATATGGATGTAGATAATTCGAATATCCAGGTATTTTTAACCATCCTAATACTTTTGGATAAACTGGATTACTTAAGTCAATTACAAATAGTGGATCAGTCTTTTTAAAAGTCACTAAATAACCTCTATCATCAATAAACCTTGCTGAATAAATCCATTCACCAGGGGCCAAATCTGTAACATTACTTATTGTTTTCATATCATTCACACTAAGAATGTATACATCATTCTTTGGTTTCATGTCCCATCTAGTTGTTGCAACCCTAAGATAACCATTATGCTCATCCATTGAAAACTGATTTAGCACTGTACCTGGAACTCTACCGCTAGCCTCATATTTAATATTACCACCATTAATACTAAATCTATAAATTAGCGTCTCTTCATAGAGATTTCTGACTATAATTCGCATGTTACTAAAAGAAGGTGTTACCTTCCATTTTGCAGATGTTATATAAAGATTATGCAATGACATATAAAGGGTGTGTGCATCACCAAGTAAAAACGCACTAATAGTCGGGTTTTCATGACCACTCACGTTAAGAGCAACAATTATAGTATATTCGTAATAAGTTTCATTCGACTCTGGTAGATAAAATATTTGATTAGCAGGTATATTAATTACCGCATCATTAATTTTGATCATCGGAAATTTAATAGATTCAAAAATATCTGAGTCAGGGGCTCTCCAAAGAAATGTTTTATAAGACTTAATAATTGGTTCCTTCACAATAAGATAGACGTAGTCACCTATAGTTCTTGATGCGAAATAGTATCCATTAACAGAGAAATTGGTCATCAATTTTGGCATACTCCTATCTTCTATGTCATATATTTTTATGTTAATTTCATAATTATCACCTGAATCTTCATTTACAACCACAGCAAGTCTGTCAGCAAACAAGAACATACCAATGACTTCATTAT
This region of Thermoprotei archaeon genomic DNA includes:
- a CDS encoding beta-propeller domain-containing protein, which produces MNHSSEKVFGFVALLLILLSVATIIHYNGNFDNNRFIKAIDITGAEGIKSFSSYNELKVFISKHLSYDIVPVFGVAKSEQSSYYYSKTNVQVEGVDELDIVKTDGKYIYVASNNTVYIIMAYPPEDSNIVSRIMLNNEVIGMFLFADRLAVVVNEDSGDNYEINIKIYDIEDRSMPKLMTNFSVNGYYFASRTIGDYVYLIVKEPIIKSYKTFLWRAPDSDIFESIKFPMIKINDAVINIPANQIFYLPESNETYYEYTIIVALNVSGHENPTISAFLLGDAHTLYMSLHNLYITSAKWKVTPSFSNMRIIVRNLYEETLIYRFSINGGNIKYEASGRVPGTVLNQFSMDEHNGYLRVATTRWDMKPKNDVYILSVNDMKTISNVTDLAPGEWIYSARFIDDRGYLVTFKKTDPLFVIDLSNPVYPKVLGWLKIPGYSNYLHPYDETHIIGIGKDTIEDAHSDFAWYQGIKISLFDVSDPKNPKEIAKYVIGDRGSGSPILNDHKALLFDYKRKLLAMPVLVAVKDPSSPPYEYGKPVWQGAYIFNVSLEKGFVLIGKISHLNTTMDLASNLFYEGKYFVKRILYINDVLYTISDKMIKMNNIKDMSELNKIIL